A window of Lentibacillus sp. Marseille-P4043 contains these coding sequences:
- the spoIIP gene encoding stage II sporulation protein P, whose protein sequence is MSRNYNYNQPDKGRSLLNRIYKKSGIYLLCVIILFVSIGILTSISPAYRFSSNAITEWTSEIDSTTFLYLMGMENRAFQKAYPDDKQLPKVSTTLFQMATSIKPNDPRSLLGNELPGFSTFDTKIIVAGEGTDYTNLPVESSPPLEEVLKDREAVMDEPDESDQSDADTDADTDKKDTPTTGDRDVVFLYNSHNRESFLPHLPKVNDKDLAQHDKVNITKVSDRLAKALEANGIGTSVDHTDIMSELNKRDWKYWQSYDASREVVKEAFANNKDNKFAFDIHRDSVPKNKTTVEIDGKKYARIMIVVGADYENNEKNLKLAYELHNRLEKKYPGLSRGFIERGGAGNNGVYNQDLSGNSLLFEFGGVENNFEELYRSADALGEVFSDFYWDAEKVNADAEEE, encoded by the coding sequence ATGAGTCGGAATTATAATTATAACCAACCTGATAAAGGAAGAAGTTTATTAAATCGGATCTATAAAAAAAGCGGAATATATTTACTATGTGTAATTATTTTGTTCGTTTCGATAGGTATATTAACAAGCATTTCACCGGCATACAGATTTTCTTCCAATGCGATTACGGAGTGGACAAGCGAAATCGATAGTACTACTTTTTTGTACTTGATGGGGATGGAAAACCGAGCATTTCAGAAGGCATATCCAGATGATAAACAATTGCCAAAGGTATCGACAACTCTTTTTCAGATGGCGACAAGTATCAAGCCGAATGATCCAAGGAGCTTATTGGGCAATGAATTACCTGGTTTTTCAACGTTTGATACGAAAATTATTGTGGCGGGGGAAGGTACAGACTATACGAACCTGCCTGTTGAATCGTCACCACCACTAGAAGAAGTATTGAAAGATCGAGAAGCCGTAATGGATGAGCCTGATGAATCGGATCAATCAGACGCCGATACAGATGCGGATACAGATAAAAAAGATACACCAACGACCGGCGATCGGGACGTCGTATTCCTTTACAATTCGCATAATAGGGAATCCTTTTTACCGCATCTACCTAAAGTAAATGATAAGGATTTGGCTCAACACGATAAAGTTAACATTACCAAGGTAAGTGACAGGCTCGCTAAGGCATTAGAAGCTAATGGCATTGGAACAAGTGTTGACCACACGGACATTATGAGTGAATTAAATAAAAGGGATTGGAAGTATTGGCAGTCCTATGATGCCTCACGAGAGGTGGTAAAAGAAGCCTTCGCAAATAATAAGGATAACAAATTTGCTTTTGATATTCATCGAGATTCTGTTCCTAAGAATAAAACAACTGTAGAAATCGATGGAAAAAAATACGCAAGAATTATGATTGTTGTTGGTGCGGATTATGAAAATAATGAAAAGAATTTAAAACTTGCTTACGAGCTCCATAATCGTCTTGAGAAAAAGTATCCTGGCCTAAGTAGAGGATTTATTGAACGTGGTGGTGCGGGAAATAATGGTGTATATAATCAAGATTTGTCGGGAAATTCCTTGCTGTTTGAATTTGGTGGTGTGGAAAACAACTTTGAGGAATTGTACCGATCCGCAGATGCCTTAGGAGAAGTCTTTAGTGATTTTTACTGGGATGCCGAAAAAGTAAACGCGGATGCAGAGGAGGAATAG